A single region of the Kineosporiaceae bacterium SCSIO 59966 genome encodes:
- the cysE gene encoding serine O-acetyltransferase has product MNRPPAVAPVRLGWRRRLAEDLRTAASRDPAARSRVELVLAYPGLHALWLHRVAHRMWASPGLRLAARVLSHLNRALTGIEIHPGAVIGRRFFIDHGMGVVIGETAVVGDDVMLYHGVTLGGRSSSRGKRHPTLEDGVTVGAGARILGNITVGAGAQVGANAVVVKDVPPGAVVVGIPGRVRGTGGGEDLVDPALLI; this is encoded by the coding sequence GGTCCGGCTGGGCTGGCGGCGGCGACTGGCCGAGGACCTGCGCACCGCTGCCAGCCGGGATCCCGCGGCCCGTTCGCGCGTCGAGCTCGTCCTGGCCTACCCCGGGCTGCACGCCCTGTGGCTGCACCGGGTGGCGCACCGGATGTGGGCGAGCCCCGGCCTGCGGCTCGCCGCCCGGGTGCTCTCGCACCTCAACCGGGCGCTCACCGGCATCGAGATCCACCCCGGCGCGGTCATCGGCCGCCGCTTCTTCATCGACCACGGGATGGGCGTCGTCATCGGCGAGACCGCCGTCGTCGGTGACGACGTCATGCTCTACCACGGGGTCACCCTCGGCGGCCGCAGCTCGAGCCGCGGCAAGCGGCACCCGACCCTGGAGGACGGGGTGACCGTCGGCGCGGGGGCCCGGATCCTCGGGAACATCACCGTCGGGGCCGGGGCCCAGGTGGGCGCGAACGCGGTCGTCGTCAAGGACGTGCCGCCGGGTGCCGTCGTCGTCGGCATCCCCGGCCGGGTCCGGGGCACCGGCGGCGGCGAGGACCTCGTCGACCCGGCCCTGCTCATCTGA
- a CDS encoding Hsp20/alpha crystallin family protein translates to MDEEVVVVALTFDPFREMDRLASQLIGATTTATRAPRWMPMDLYRSGDHFVMNVDLPGVDPGSIDLQVDGNTLTVRAERTLHPEDAQWLAQERPAGTFMRQLNLGDGLDIDNIHASYEHGVLSLTIPVAEQAKPRRIAVDVKKDGASEAVGEAPLKGEVTAG, encoded by the coding sequence GTGGACGAGGAGGTGGTTGTTGTGGCCCTGACCTTTGACCCCTTCCGTGAGATGGACCGGTTGGCGAGCCAGCTCATCGGCGCCACCACGACGGCGACGCGTGCGCCGCGCTGGATGCCGATGGACCTGTACCGCTCCGGTGACCACTTCGTCATGAACGTCGACCTGCCCGGGGTGGACCCCGGCTCGATCGACCTGCAGGTCGACGGCAACACGCTCACTGTGCGCGCCGAGCGCACCCTGCACCCCGAGGACGCGCAGTGGCTCGCCCAGGAGCGGCCGGCCGGCACGTTCATGCGCCAGCTCAACCTCGGTGACGGCCTCGACATCGACAACATCCACGCCAGTTACGAGCACGGCGTCCTGTCGCTGACCATCCCGGTCGCCGAGCAGGCCAAGCCGCGCCGGATCGCCGTGGACGTCAAGAAGGACGGCGCCTCTGAGGCGGTCGGCGAGGCCCCGCTCAAGGGCGAGGTGACCGCCGGCTGA